The Algoriphagus halophilus genome window below encodes:
- a CDS encoding carboxypeptidase-like regulatory domain-containing protein: protein MIEKISIPKPCSENPSNFTPTSKGGFCNSCQKEVLDFRGMSNTEVLDFIKKNSGKTCGIFRPNQLEVQEIPPRKVCSPGLWAFGFLGFLGLAIPAEAQTTLKPRIEKVFGEMNDPLPLDPTEAQNKTIKGRIIRYYFKDKEPIPGALVQIKGQKSGVSTDIDGYFELEISDSLVNQKNSLIVSFIGFKVKEVIFYDTQLPLQLGEIEIEEDENMILGEVIYIKPTLWQKVKGIFRKKDKASCGNESHQHS from the coding sequence ATGATTGAAAAAATTTCGATACCAAAACCTTGTTCTGAAAACCCTTCTAACTTTACCCCAACAAGTAAAGGAGGCTTCTGTAACTCTTGCCAAAAAGAAGTACTTGACTTCCGCGGAATGAGTAATACAGAAGTGCTAGATTTCATTAAAAAGAACTCTGGAAAAACCTGTGGGATTTTTAGACCAAACCAATTGGAAGTTCAAGAAATTCCTCCCAGAAAAGTCTGTTCCCCAGGTTTATGGGCATTTGGTTTTTTAGGGTTTCTAGGATTGGCAATTCCTGCTGAGGCTCAAACGACTCTTAAACCGAGGATTGAGAAGGTATTTGGTGAAATGAATGATCCTTTGCCTTTAGATCCTACCGAAGCACAAAATAAAACCATTAAAGGCCGTATAATAAGGTACTATTTTAAAGATAAAGAGCCTATACCCGGTGCTTTAGTTCAAATAAAAGGGCAAAAATCCGGAGTCTCAACTGATATTGATGGGTATTTTGAGTTAGAGATTTCAGACTCACTGGTAAATCAAAAGAATTCTCTGATAGTTTCATTTATCGGTTTTAAAGTTAAAGAAGTTATATTTTATGACACCCAACTACCTCTCCAATTGGGTGAAATTGAAATAGAAGAAGATGAAAATATGATTTTAGGAGAAGTTATTTACATCAAACCAACTCTTTGGCAAAAAGTCAAAGGCATTTTTAGAAAAAAAGATAAAGCAAGCTGTGGAAATGAATCTCACCAACATTCTTAA